One Takifugu flavidus isolate HTHZ2018 chromosome 3, ASM371156v2, whole genome shotgun sequence genomic window, TTCAGCTGAAACAGAAGACACTTCGACGTGTCCTACAGCTGCAGAAGCCTCCCACAGTATCGCTGTCACAAGAGTTAATGAGACGGTTTCTAATTTGGGGGTTCGTGGGGtttcagctgctggagaaggttCTGGTACGAGCAATAATTCATCCAGGACAGAGAGGGATCAAGAAGACAAACCAGGAACCAAGTCCAAAACCGACCCTCTAAAACCAGAAGAGGAGAGCCAACTGGAAACACCTGAGAGAAACACTCTGGACACAATGGTGAACCTGGATGAagtgagtgaggaggaggagaactaCCCTGATGacacagctgaggaggaagaacgGAGGAAGAGACCAGCTGACTCAAAAGAGAAGCACGAGCGAAAACTGAGGGAGAGGCCCAGGACCAGCACCAGGGCGCAGAGAAGCCGGAGCCAAGAGGACAAAGGGGGAGACGGGAGCAGCAGATCTatggatgaggagagagaggagcaagaTGAGGACTCTGTGGAGGAGGACACCAAGGAGCTGTTGACTCTGGACGAGGTGGGAGCAGACGAGCCTGAAGAAGAGAGAGCAACAGAGAGCCGAGACAaagatgacatcacagagaCAGAACTGCAGTCGCTCGTCACTCTGGACGAGGTCGTAGAAGAAGACGACAAAATGGTCGAGCAAAACAGTGCAGAGACCCACCCGCTCAGAGAGGAGGACCAATCGGTGGACTTCTTAAATCCAGAAGTAAACATTTACAAAAGTTCTTCTTTCATCCATCCggaataaaagacaaacatttgtgtTGAAACATCGGCTGTCTGTTTTTAGACTTTAGTAACCATAGATGAAGCTGGTGGTGAAGATAAagaagagcaggagcagaagcacTCTGGTAAACGCAAACTTGACACCGAGACAGGTTTGTGTTTATCCACCGTGAAATATACATGCACACTTAACTGCACATATATTTGATCGGTTATTGTTGCGGCTGCACTAATGTCGTCTCAAGATGTCATATTTGTTATTGCATTGTTGTCACGCAGTAAATTACTGTCGTAAATCATCAGGTATCCATCAGACTTGTACACTATCTTCATATTTACAGGATATTCTATGATTCTTTTGTGTGGTTTTAGAGGAAAATCCAAACTTTGTGACCCTAGATGAggttggggaggaggaagaggagaaaatatcCCCTAGGGCCAGAGGTCGACCTAGAAAGAGAACCAGACAGACGCCAGGTAACCCTCCCTGTCCCAACAGTCCACCACACATTTGCTCATCAAACGTCGTTCTTTGTTTCATACTAAACTTCCTTTTCATGCAGTGAAAGTGAGAAGATCTGTCAGAGGTAAGAACGTGACTTcaaaagatgaagaagaaaaggaagcagcctCCGTTCAACCTGCCACTTCTCCGGAGAAAGACGAGTCTTCGTTGTCAACTGGAAGCCGGCGGGAGCCTCAGAAGACGGAGGTGAAAGCTGCCTCGGCCGAGCCGCAGCCTGGGAACCAGAAACTGGAGGGATGTTTGGAGGGAGACAGGAGCAGGACGGACATTAAAGGTATGAAGAACAAACCTTCGATGCTGGGTTGAGTCTCTTTCATATAAATGTGGGATATTTACTCTGTTGCAGCTGCGaacaaacagaggaggaagctgaCTGGACCAGAAGCAAAGCGAGCATGCTCCCAGTCTCCTGGTGTCCGTTCTAGCTTCAGACTTCCAGAATTCAAACCCAACAACCCTCTGGGTCAGGAGTTTGTTGTCCCCACATCTGGATTTTTCTGTAATCTCTGCCTTGTGTTTTATCGCAACAAGAAGACGGCCAGGGAAGTCCACTGCAGCAGCCGGAGACACTACGACAACCTGCAGgtacaaacaaacacagggctGAGTGAAATTCCAAAaacaatgctttttttttaatctttatgtGCTCGTGCTTGTTTTTCAGAAATATTATCGGGAGATTGAACAGAATTCAAGACAGTCATCGCAGAGCTCCATTTCTGAGTGATGAAGATGCCACTGACTATTTTACTGCGTAAAAATGTCCAAAGATTTGAGTTTTCATAGCATAGTTTTCAAGATATCAATTATCTAATGAGTCATTGTAATGCTTAGAAAATAACTTGATTTTTTTGTAGATTGAGATAAAGTCAGGCTCCAGATCCCATAAGATTTCATTTTTAACTGTTTAGAAATGGCGACAGTAATTTTGTTTACCTGTAAAGTACTGAGAAGTagaacatttactgttttaatttgAGTAGGAATTTGGGTATTTTGGGGTCCTGATCTTTAGGAAGCATCATGTATAATAATATTTTGGAAACAAAATCATGACCATTCAGCTGTACAAAACAATATTGTCAAAAAAAAACCTCGATATCCTGTCATGTTTCTCGATCGCCCATATTctacaataaatacatttatttgtaTCTAAGCAACCAATTCAAATTGCACTGTTTCCACACTTTCCGAGATTATCCGGTAGAACCTATATTCGTTACCAAATGAAGCAACCAATATTTCATGAATGAAAAAGCTTATTTAATTAGTCCTCCACACAGAATTCATTCTGCCACTATtgtaaacacagataaaatgaTGGCACTTGCTAACGGGAAGGCTCATTTTTAGCTGCGTCACTAGTTACGACGCCAGAATTCGGTTTTATCTGATAGAGTACTTTGTTGTAATTATCGCAAACGTTAAAAGGCTTGTTATTTGAGAAATGAAGccagtaattttttttaaatgttatataATTTCGGGAACTTTGTTTTCCTAATACCAAAGCTAAACATTTCCTATTTTAAACATACAGCTTGGGAATTAATTATTAAagtaattattttcaaaatgaataAGATGAATTGAATTAATGAGACAATATAGTTAGTTATGTTGTACTTTATAACATACCTGATATGTGAAAGTACGGGGATAGAAACAATGTTCAAGTGTTTTGAGTGCAAATTCGTCTGAACTTCCGGTTTGATTGTCGCAGCTTTCAGATTAAAAGCCCGTTACCGGAACctttaattcttttaaaaaaaaattttttagAATTAACAAATAACACAGGTACGCATACAGCATTTAAATTGTATTTACgtaaaaaagcagcaaaatattTCCGTATGGGGCATATTGATATACAATAATTGATCAATTACAGAATTGAACAATACCTTTACAAATATTTGTTACCTACATACAGAGTAACACTATGATACATCTAAAATTACATACATTAATAGAGTGataatttattttatgaatGAGATTTATATAATAACTTCATGAACAAACATTTTACTTTGGAGCCATCAttgttttgtggtggaagaagtAAAATCTATTAAAAACTAAGCTTAAAAAAGAATGCAGCAGTCAACGACAGCAAGGTTTATTCTTAAATGACAAttctaataaaaaacaaacagaacagtTCCAATTCATTTCCATGACAAAATTAAGTCCAAAAGCAGTAAATTATTACAATATCTTCTCTAAGGTAGAAGATCAAAAATATAGAAGAAAATATAGCCTGAACTACACTTCCTTAAAACTGTATTAGAATTAGAAATTCAAAGAGATTTGTACATGTGAGGTCGACGCCACTCACAACACTTTGAGGATCATTGATCTCATGGCCGTGCATTGGTTAAAAATGCCAGTGGACAGCAGGAACCACTGAACTCAACTGAGCAACAGTGTTGAGAGTAACTGTGCACACACATTTAAGAGTTTAAATCTaaactgaaagcaaaaacaaaaatggaaggaagaaaagagaaatgtcATCAGTAGTCACTGTTAACCTCCTCCACAGGTCATTGAAGGCACCGTTGGTTTACAACACTGCAACACAGCCATGGCGTGCTGTCTTTGGATTTTCCTCAGTCACTTTGACTGTCATTAAAATGGCTTTTCTGTCAATTGTGGCTCATCCATCTCCACACATTGCAACTTGACAAGTGAGTGTAGCCTTAATCAGAGGTGGGACCGCCTCTGGGCCTttctgatgaggatgatgacagTTTCTGCTCGATCTTCTGATAATGTTTCTGAAAAACCGGGGAGACCAACAACCATTAGTGTGTGTATTATCGGGATAACTGGTGTGTGTTCTAGGGTTTCACTCGCTGTGTTTGTTTGTACCTGCAGGTTGTCGTAGTgcctctggctgctgcagtgGACTTCCCTGGCCGTTTTTTCATTGCGATAAAACACAAGGCAGAGATTACAGAAAAATCCAGATGTGGGGACAACAAACTCCTGACCCAGAGGGTTGTTGGGTTTTAATTCTGGAAGTCTGAAGCTAGAACGGACACCAGGAGACTGGGAGCATGCTCGCTTTGCTTCTGGTCCAGtcagcttcctcctctgtttgttCGCAGCTGCAACAGAGTAAATATCCCACATTTATATGAAAGAGACTCAACCCAGCATCGAAGGTTTGTTCTTCATACCTTTAATGTCCGTCCTGCTCCTGTCTCCCTCCAAACATCCCTCCAGTTTCTGGTTCCCAGGCTGCGGCTCGGCCGAGGTAGCTTTCACCTCCGTCTTCTGAGGCTCCCGCCGGCTTCCAGTTGACAACGAAGACTCGTCTTTCTCCGGAGAAGTGGCAGGTTGAACGGaggctgcttccttttcttcttcatcttttgAAGTCACGTTCTTACCTCTGACAGATCTTCTCACTTTCACTGCATGAAAAGGAAGTTTAGTATGAAACAAAGAACGACGTTTGATGAGCAAATGTGTGGTGGACTGTTGGGACAGGGAGGGTTACCTGGCGTCTGTCTGGTTCTCTTTCTAGGTCGACCTCTGGCCCTAGGGgatattttctcctcttcctcctcccctacCTCATCTAGGGTCACAAAGTTTGGATTTTCCTCTAAAACCACACAAAAGAATCATAGAATATCCTGTAAATATGAAGATAGTGTACAAGTCTGATGGGTACCTGATGATTTACGACAGTAATTTACTGCGTGACAACAATGCAATAACAAATATGACATCTTGAGACGACATTAGTGCAGCCGCAACAATAACCGATCAAATATATGTGCAGTTAAGTGTGCATGTATATTTCACGGTGGATAAACACAAACCTGTCTCGGTGTCAAGTTTGCGTTTACCAGAgtgcttctgctcctgctcttctTTATCTTCACCACCAGCTTCATCTATGGTTACTAAAGTCTAAAAACAGACAGCCGATGTTTCAacacaaatgtttgtcttttattccGGATGGATGAAAGAAGAACTTTTGTAAATGTTTACTTCTGGATTTAAGAAGTCCACCGATTGGTCCTCCTCTCTGAGCGGGTGGGTCTCTGCACTGTTTTGCTCGACCATTTTGTCGTCTTCTTCTACGACCTCGTCCAGAGTGACGAGCGACTGCAGTTCTGtctctgtgatgtcatcttTGTCTCGGCTCTCTGTTGCTCTCTCTTCTTCAGGCTCGTCTGCTCCCACCTCGTCCAGAGTCAACAGCTCCTTGGTGTCCTCCTCCACAGAGTCCTCAtcttgctcctctctctcctcatccatAGATCTGCTGCTCCCgtctccccctctgtcctcttggCTCCGGCTTCTCTGCGCCCTGGTGCTGGTCCTGGGCTTCTCCCTCAGTTTTCGCTCGTGCTTCTCTTTTGAGTCAGCTGGTCTCTTCCTCagttcttcctcctcagctgtgtCATCAGGGtagttctcctcctcctcactcactTCATCCAGGTTCACCATTGTGTCCAGAGTGTTTCTCTCAGGTGTTTCCAGTTGGCTCTCCTCTTCTGGTTTTAGAGGGTCGGTTTTGGACTTGGTTCCTGGTTTGTCTTCTTGATCCCTCTCTGTCCTGGATGAATTATTGCTCGTACCAGaaccttctccagcagctgaaaCCCCACGAACCCCCAAATTAGAAACCGTCTCATTAACTCTTGTGACAGCGATACTGTGGGAGGCTTCTGCAGCTGTAGGACACGTCGAAGTGTCTTCTGTTTCAGCTGAAACCGCTTCAGTAATCACAGAATCTACGAGCTGATACGGAGGCtcttgctgctcttcctcctggttTTTGGTCGACCCTGTAACAGAAGTGCCATCTCCAGTCTGCTCATCCCCAATTTTGGGTGCCTCTTCTGTCCCAGAACTCTCAGGCCGTCCTGGGACGAGTTGATCGTCGGCTGTCTCGTCCTCAACTGAGTCAATCACCTGATatagctcctcctcctgcttcattagttttTCAGATGCATCATCTTTTAatggctgtttctcttttttagtTTTGACTATTTTCTTTGGTCTTCCTCGTTTTCTTGGCTGTGTTGGAGCTGGACTCTCCTCAACGACCTCATCTTTAACAGAATTTTGTATTTTGTAAGTGGCATCTTCGTGACACACCTCTCCAGTCACGTCACCTCCAGTCGATGGTGTTTCCTGGTCTTCTGGTAGTTTCTTCTCACTTCCTTCCCGTGCTTCTCTGGCTGCAGTGTGCCGCCTTCTCGCTGGTGTCCTCAAAGCATCGTTTTTgttggctctctctctctttcctcttgtCGATCTTGTGACTTTAGCTTCATCGTCAGGGGTCTCTTCATCCACAGAGTCTAAGATTTTGTAAAGTGTTTCTTCGTCTGTGATGGGTGTTTCTGATGTTTCAGTGGGAGTCGGGGTGAGTTTGTCATCTTTCTTTCCTCgtgcgctcctcctcctgccaggTCTTCCTGAAGTGGTAGCATTCTGAGCGTCTTCTTCCAGCTCCATCTCTTTAGTcacctctttgtctttcttaAACCTTTGTGCAGAGGTGTCCACCTTCCTCTGAGTGTCCACCTTCCCCCGTGTGTCGTACTTTTTAACCATCATTTGCTTGAGAGGAGACTCACCTTCAGATgttgtggaagtcaaatccatCTTTGATGGTTCATTATATTTTCTCGTCCTCATCCCTCTCCTGattgttttgtctttgtcatTCTCTGACTCTGCAGTCTCTGGTTGATCTTTCACTCCTTCAGATCTGCCTCCATATTGTAACTGGGGATCTTTGCGAGACAAAGCTGCCTGGTCTTCAAGGATGCTGCTTTTCGAATCCTCGGAGGATCTTGTGGGGATTGGTGTGATGCTGGAGGAGAATGTGGAGGGACTCGGGGGCTCAGGAGCTGTGTCTTCCACATCTGCACCAACTTCGTCAACAGTTACAAAATCCTCCATGCTGAAATTTTGTTCCTCAAAGAAAGACTGTAATGAATTTGACATAACAGTTAATAAATTAGTGAAGGAAATGCATGTGATGCTAAATTTATTTGGAATACATTGTCACTCTATTGAGATTACCAAAAATGGGTTCTATGGACATGAAATGAACATGCAACTAACTGAAACAGAACTGATGCCTTCATCTAAATACACCACCAcacacctcctcttcttcttcttcatctctggaGGTCTCTCCAGTCGACTGGTGAATGGTCACTTTGATGGTCTTCAAGATGTCTTTGTCCAACCAAGAATCGACGTTGACTGCGTCTTCTTCCAAATCTACTGTAGTCTTGCCTGCATCTCCAAGACACTCTGAACTACAGAGACATCAAAGAATTACCAGATGAGCACAAGAGTTCCCTTTTCACAAATATAATTTCTAATATAAGCATAAAACAGTAGGGGCGCATGCTTACCTGAACTCTTTGCAAATGTTTGTGGAAGGACTGTTTTTCTCAGGAGGCACTGGAACACAGGACTGAAGAACCATAGACGGTACAAACAAGTgtgaaaaatgttttctttaatttcGGACTGCAGATTCAACATTAGATGATACTGTTAAGATGTCCCTTACCTGGACATCCtctggagcagaagctgctggttcTTTGGGGACAGACACATCCACTGACATGTCATCATTCTCCTGTGGGTGGGTTTTCCCTTCGTCATCCACAGTGACCCCAGGCTCAATCGGCTGTGTTAATGAGCTGCCCCATTGGTCCTCATTAGCCACCTTTGGATCTGTTTGCTCTTCAAATGAATCAAGGATTTGGTATTTTTCCCcatccaccccaccccaccccacctgCTGTTCCTTTTCAACTTCTGTGCTCTCCTCTGCACCCCTGTGGTCAGACAATGCAACTGCAAGGTCGACCCGTTTTTCTTGAGGCTGTTCTGGTTGAGGCTGGATTGAGGCTTTTTCAGTACAATCGGATGATGCGTCAGTTTGTTTTGCCACAGATTTTTTCTCACACTGCTCAGTTTTCTgaccagaagaggaagaaggttCCCGCAAGTTTTTACTTCTACAATCAGAGAATGAGGGCTTAGCCTGAGCTTTGACAGCCTCAGACAGGTTTGCGGCAGCTTTTTTCAACACTGCAGACTCGGAGGCGGTTTTTGGATCATGAGAAGATCCCGTTGTAGTTTGTGTGACCAAGTTGGACATATTTGCGCTTCCTTTGTTTCCTCTGGATTCGGATGAGCACCTGTGATTTGGATTAGCGCCTGGCGGAGTAAAGACCTTATCAAAAATAATTGCACTTGGAGACAGAGCGTCCGATGTAAAATCATCCGtctcctgtaaaaaaaaaaaaattgccaaACGATAGTTTTAAAAAGCATCCTATCCAAAAACGAGAGGAACCATTAATTCTTTCCATTATATCTCCAAAATTAGTTGCCTTTCCAAAACAAATTTTCAGAATACCGGTGAGTCTTCTCAGTTCTTAGCGATCAGATTACAATTATAAGCAGACTATATCACATATATATCACGGTTTTACAACCATGGCGTAAATTAATAATATCCAGTGGATTTAGCATTTAATGTATTCCCCACCTTGTACCTTCCTGATATCCCCTTAGCGCCTACATTCTGGTGAATGGTCACTTTGATGGTCTTTAAAACGCCTTCGTCAAGCGGGGGTTTGTCTTTGGCTGCGTTCTGGCCCAAGTTCACTGGGGTCTTGCCGTTGATCTCCAGCCGCTTTTCAAAGCTCTCCAAACTACACATGTACGGACAAAATGCTTAAACATGAGCAAGCCGACTGACCTGTAAATGATGAATTTAAACATTTGCGTTTTGACACAGCCAAAACATTAGAAAAGGGGATATACTTACGTTTCTGGATTTTTTATTATAAACCTAGAGAGAGAAAAGCACCTGGTTTAGGCTGAGACAGGTAGAACAAGGAGGTTCAACATGATGTAGAAAATGGATGAAtttaaatcaaaattgtcttttTTCAAATGATTCTTCACATGAGCTCAATGACTCAGACCTTTGTTCTTTGCCTCTGATATCTATATTCCTTCATACCTGCCTGATACCAGATTGTGAGCAAATAGTAATTCTGAACATAAATTATGCACACACAGACTTAATGCACATCGCAGCATTCACAAGGACACTCACCCAGTTGCACACAGATGCCCTTCGAAATGTTTGCACTGAAAGTGCTTAAATTTCTCCAGGACCTGCTCCAGATCACTGGCTTTAGCCAACTCAGCGTATATCTAAAGCAGAATGACACAGAGAGAAGAAGCAATGAAGAAAAAATTGGAAAAAAGATTGTAAGTCAATTCTCCTCAGGTTTAGAGGTAAAATGATGTAATCTTTGTTGGTATCCAGCTCAGGGTAGAACTGACTGATTATTTAGTGCAGCACCAACAAAAATTGGATTAAGGTGTGTGACGTAATGTAAAAATAGTCAAGGTTTTGTGTTTTGTACCCTGTTGGCGAGCGGCAAGTATCTGACAAAGGTTGCACTCAACGCCAACCTTTCAATGACCACCCCAATGATATGTAGAGATGTCTGAGTAGTCTCTATGCACAGCAGCCGCTTCCTCAGAGATTCTGGCTCCGGAACTTCCGACAAAGgtgactggaggaaaaaaagatgagtttgaggaacagaaaaaaagctgctCAGAATCAACAAAATATGCATGATTCAAGACTTACCGTCTCGCTCAGTTTAATCAGACTCGTGTACATGACTTCCTGCAAAAAGACACCAATAGACAGTTAACCAAGACCAATATGTGCTGGTCGCTCTTTTACAGTTCAGAACATTGGAATTTCCCCGAATCCAAATCAGGAGTGCAAATCGCACAGCACTTTGGCACCCACTAATGACAAAATAACCATCAGTTGTATAAACAGCAATTTCCAGCAATGGATTAGTTTAGAATGTTGTAGCCAAACACCCTCCTGTATAGAGTAGTCCCAGAGCGAGTCCAATACCTGAGTGTACTCTGGAATCAAGCGTTGGAACACAAAGTGGACAGTGAGCGTGCAGTCAGCTACACACACTGGATTTTTGATGTGATCTTGGACAAAACGACAGCAGGCGCTCCAGTCCTCAAAAATTACAAAGGCCTGGTGGTTTGTAccaacagaaggaaaaaaacagattataGTCAGTGACATTAAGATACCGTGTCAGTAATTAAATTACCTTTTTGCTCACTTACCCTCTTCTGTAGTGGCAGCACGATTACATTATAGCACAGTGTTTTGAAGGTGCGTTGGGAAAAATACGGCCAGACCACCTGGGCGATGTTTTCATGCATGTACCTTTCCATTGGCAAGTTGGTCAACATGATCGTAGAGAACATGGAACCACGACTGCTGGCTGCCTACAAAATCATGAGATTTAAAGCCCCATGAAAGCAATTCATCAAATTCCAACAAAGTCCAGTAGAGCACACAAATCATTAGTTACTGGGTTTACCTGAATGTCCTCCATCGCACTGACTGTCAGATAATCTTAagagaaaaacataaaaagtcAGGTGAATGAATTAACATGGGGACACATCAGCAACTAACTCAAGTTACTGTCTCCTACCTGGGATGATGAACCAAGGAAAAGCTGTAGGGAACAAAGTAGTGTTTTTCCTTGTGATCCAATATGGTGGACTGCTGCCTTTTGGAGGAGCGAAATTCATTGGCGGGATCGTGACTCCAGCAACAACATCGTCATTGTCTtacaaaaaggaggaggaaatcaTGTTTGTTAACATTTGTTAGACTTGTTCCATTTCTCACAACTGAACTGCAGTCAGAGAAACATTCACCTGCTGCTGTCTTGATGTCTGTCTGTGCTGGGCAAACATTCGGAGCTCTCTGCCTGAAGACTTCTTCGCCAGAAAATTCTTTGAGGCTGTGCCAAACCCCGAACCGATCCGCATCAAGATTGGATGAAAATTGTATGTATGCCTGGAAAAAAGCGACAGAAGCACTCTAAAACGCTGCCTGGTATGACCAACCGTGTCCACTGAAAAAGACACCTCTGGAGGGTTTGTACCTTGttcagcagaggcagaaaattGACGACATGACTGTGTTTTTTCCAAGTGTTGCAGAGCTCTCTGGCTTTGTCGAGGGAAATATTCTTGATGAATATAGTTCTTTCTGCAGCACCTCGCACAGGCTGGATATAGAAAACAAGAGCAGATCTAAACAACATGAATCAAAGGACAGAAACTAGCGCTGCATGTGTGCGTACTCACAAAGTTTGTCAAGCTCATCAGCGATTTATAAAATGTGATctaaaacagcagcaacagggaaGTATTAATCAGACTGCCTCTTTTTATTGTGATGTGAATGCATCTGTGAGCACCCTGCACGCTTACCGACGTCAATAAATTCTGGCCGGGGATCACTCGGATGTGCGGCCTTGACTTTTTGAAGGCAATCCTTGTGGAGGTTAACTTTTTGAGGCCTTTAGTTGGTATTATAGCAAAAGCCTGAAGTGATAAACCAAAAATCACAAGAGCTGAATTGAAAACCAGAAACCAGTGCACACATCACAGGATAATGGACACGTACCATCTGCACCTGTGGAAGCACAAACATCGTGTTGGGCGTATACTGAAACCCAAACGGCATGAGCACTTCGGCCAGCTCCTTCTCTGTGTAGCGGCACTCATTATAAAAGGGCAGCGAGGTTATTTGGATTACTTTCAGCTTCTTGTTGTATGATGGGACCTGTAAAACAACCAGAGAAGAGACCAGTGCCTTactttttttaggttttgtacTATGAAAAAGTGTGTATGTGGTATAACTCAATCATCGTCCCGTGATATGAATGCAGCCATTAACACAAATCTGCAAAAACCTACCATTGTGGGATTACAGGCCTCGATTCTGAAGCAAACTGTGAAAGAGACCAAAACAAAAAGCAATCATAAATGTGTTAAGAAGCTTCGGAAGACACCCACAAATGGCAAAACAGATAGATCTCTTACTCAATGCATCAGGATCAATGAAGTTTGCTATGGTTTCCCCGTCAGTCAGAGGGAGAACGTCCGACTGAAACATTTTGCATTTCGGAAGCTGCTGCACCTCTTTCTTGACAGCTGTTGGGGTTTTTACAGATGAAGCCTTGCTGGGTGTCTTCAGGAGATGCGCAGCCCCTTAATAATAGCCAAGCCATTTAGTTTGTGTGATCACAGGTCAAATTAAAGACTGAAATTGTCCATTTCAATGGAACAAAGGTGCTTTCACCATATGGCCAAGACTCCCACATACCTTCTTGTTGTGTCTTCACGCCACTGCCACTCTGCTTCACGTACAAAGCTTCTGTCTTGATCTCTGTGGTTCCTGCCGTGGGCTGTGCTTTTTCTGCTAGGTTTTCTTCCACGTGTTGAGAAGCTTTGGCAGGGTTTACAGGTGGAGGTGTCTCAattggaggagctgcaggtttcttaATTTCTGAAATGTTTAGTGGAGGTGATTTTTCTTCCTTAAGGATCGCACCATTGCTAACTTCCTGGAGAT contains:
- the LOC130522542 gene encoding uncharacterized protein LOC130522542 isoform X2; protein product: MSHPPYNPCGSRKQRSAQGQYDYSNTQPEAAHLGADFSFSSSAVPERSGTIVPSLTSLNYRHEQRRIVNDEPILRSAITNSTRDREVRAAGIPVPQTNQNAPFPGRDTGEIGPFGTNKASLHMSSSSSAFQGDGGTCVVIDRCSLDWLNYKRPPNQSTSATSHGEEHNAPYIPGLGDDNHIVPEERSAAPPSSQTRDTAETATSILRQYGLDKEDLEYLISCPEDQMTLANMQKILQQRSLEKANKTMAASHTKTYPEPQPLKSLSGPYSHSSSVGPGLSQKRRSPAVLQQSKVIDYGHKRRYNEGASDGVGTTADGPPSSSHSGGTFLLDSGHSGGSRQQPQEKNKRGTNSDSSGSLHILNTLGPYNKPLQTPEKVPSTMLVPKTDTDMRKSTRAVPVKEPEDGQSPLKPATSCVLMQGLHSGRPGLISDNKSHSIKAKQDQAPTVGNQAGQHPLAQQSQPHMPTEPLMRTVVWSSGYSASLQLPPATTASRISEASWATHHSPGIPPHLHQPFPAQAANPEERTRGKATPFKGLPTLAMMHDYAATSPRVFPHTCSLCSKECAGMKDWIAHQNTSLHLGNCKLLRHRYPDWDGTIKTEPRSADKNVKPSTATAADVRQKAVRGSRSRSHSASPRRHGLEGKRERHSRSRSPQSSRYTLRSPDKPASCRWIEDSPRWMNVRHSPPKRRCSPPLRWSDDRGLAPRRDDGRLSPLRRNDKRPERIDERRHLHMRSEEREKVKTKSLGNKNDDRRTSPRRTEEKWLSSRRVVERHLSPRAVERRLSAETLSRLEASGVQSNHSDLDTMVKNLASALVAEIKKITPASSSPSSSSSKAGKQFSLSLPATSLSSVVKKSTLNPLKSKPFLQKSGEGSSRRIEVGKSGPPTMVKLEGITNSLSHHDINTAVEKFGKTKSFVLFRSKQQAIVCFEKEEDAKKLKKVKFLNVKSVMITVADKGAVSKEQRLPSHSKSCSSGASTSKTAKSAAVSASRTAPANTRHKGPSASEASKIMKNAAAAKGCGKGLKTATKSKSLLSKSKTNATLPAGKKVKGKLAVTGAVKKAVLKKKGPLKSKNAAKTGNSKLKPKPVTSDTEDNKSAMLVEETEGFLRPVETTLTDSTPDLDELTKKLLVAGGDMKEESVPLECTDAENQLQTGNSKLKPKPVTSDTEDNKSAMLVEETEGFLRPVETTLTDSTPDLDKLAENLFMAGGNVKEESMPLKCTDAENQPQTDDSTLKPKSVTSETVYNKSAVLVGEEGGEKLAIIGTDVVVENADRENQPQTGQSEDTSALATSVTLKEIVQGDKSTAFDHNPQTETVKHIKTQDAEPMQLGETDSTDLQEVSNGAILKEEKSPPLNISEIKKPAAPPIETPPPVNPAKASQHVEENLAEKAQPTAGTTEIKTEALYVKQSGSGVKTQQEGAAHLLKTPSKASSVKTPTAVKKEVQQLPKCKMFQSDVLPLTDGETIANFIDPDALICFRIEACNPTMVPSYNKKLKVIQITSLPFYNECRYTEKELAEVLMPFGFQYTPNTMFVLPQVQMAFAIIPTKGLKKLTSTRIAFKKSRPHIRVIPGQNLLTSITFYKSLMSLTNFPVRGAAERTIFIKNISLDKARELCNTWKKHSHVVNFLPLLNKAYIQFSSNLDADRFGVWHSLKEFSGEEVFRQRAPNVCPAQTDIKTAADNDDVVAGVTIPPMNFAPPKGSSPPYWITRKNTTLFPTAFPWFIIPDYLTVSAMEDIQAASSRGSMFSTIMLTNLPMERYMHENIAQVVWPYFSQRTFKTLCYNVIVLPLQKRAFVIFEDWSACCRFVQDHIKNPVCVADCTLTVHFVFQRLIPEYTQEVMYTSLIKLSETSPLSEVPEPESLRKRLLCIETTQTSLHIIGVVIERLALSATFVRYLPLANRIYAELAKASDLEQVLEKFKHFQCKHFEGHLCATGFIIKNPETLESFEKRLEINGKTPVNLGQNAAKDKPPLDEGVLKTIKVTIHQNVGAKGISGRYKETDDFTSDALSPSAIIFDKVFTPPGANPNHRCSSESRGNKGSANMSNLVTQTTTGSSHDPKTASESAVLKKAAANLSEAVKAQAKPSFSDCRSKNLREPSSSSGQKTEQCEKKSVAKQTDASSDCTEKASIQPQPEQPQEKRVDLAVALSDHRGAEESTEVEKEQQVGWGGVDGEKYQILDSFEEQTDPKVANEDQWGSSLTQPIEPGVTVDDEGKTHPQENDDMSVDVSVPKEPAASAPEDVQSCVPVPPEKNSPSTNICKEFSSECLGDAGKTTVDLEEDAVNVDSWLDKDILKTIKVTIHQSTGETSRDEEEEEESFFEEQNFSMEDFVTVDEVGADVEDTAPEPPSPSTFSSSITPIPTRSSEDSKSSILEDQAALSRKDPQLQYGGRSEGVKDQPETAESENDKDKTIRRGMRTRKYNEPSKMDLTSTTSEGESPLKQMMVKKYDTRGKVDTQRKVDTSAQRFKKDKEVTKEMELEEDAQNATTSGRPGRRRSARGKKDDKLTPTPTETSETPITDEETLYKILDSVDEETPDDEAKVTRSTRGKRERANKNDALRTPARRRHTAAREAREGSEKKLPEDQETPSTGGDVTGEVCHEDATYKIQNSVKDEVVEESPAPTQPRKRGRPKKIVKTKKEKQPLKDDASEKLMKQEEELYQVIDSVEDETADDQLVPGRPESSGTEEAPKIGDEQTGDGTSVTGSTKNQEEEQQEPPYQLVDSVITEAVSAETEDTSTCPTAAEASHSIAVTRVNETVSNLGVRGVSAAGEGSGTSNNSSRTERDQEDKPGTKSKTDPLKPEEESQLETPERNTLDTMVNLDEVSEEEENYPDDTAEEEELRKRPADSKEKHERKLREKPRTSTRAQRSRSQEDRGGDGSSRSMDEEREEQDEDSVEEDTKELLTLDEVGADEPEEERATESRDKDDITETELQSLVTLDEVVEEDDKMVEQNSAETHPLREEDQSVDFLNPETLVTIDEAGGEDKEEQEQKHSGKRKLDTETDEVGEEEEEKISPRARGRPRKRTRQTPVKVRRSVRGKNVTSKDEEEKEAASVQPATSPEKDESSLSTGSRREPQKTEVKATSAEPQPGNQKLEGCLEGDRSRTDIKAANKQRRKLTGPEAKRACSQSPGVRSSFRLPELKPNNPLGQEFVVPTSGFFCNLCLVFYRNEKTAREVHCSSQRHYDNLQKHYQKIEQKLSSSSSERPRGGPTSD